A stretch of the Mustela nigripes isolate SB6536 chromosome X, MUSNIG.SB6536, whole genome shotgun sequence genome encodes the following:
- the LOC132007409 gene encoding zinc finger protein 131-like encodes MEAEEKMECLQEFPEHHKMILDRLNEQREQDQFTDITLIVDGHHFKAHKAVLSACSKFFYNFFQEFTRETLVEIEGVSKMAFRHLIEFTYTAKLMIQGEEEANDVWKAAEFLQMLEAIKALEVRNKKNSVPLEENTTGKSEAKKRKIAETSNVITESLPSAESEPVEIEMRIAEGTIEVEDEGIGTLEKVASTKQSIKYIQSTGSSDDSSLALLADITSKYQQGDRKGQIKEDGCASDSTSKQEHMKLHPTESFKCEICNKSYLRESAWKQHLNCYHIQEGRVSKKQRTGKKIHICQYCGKQFDHFGHFKEHLRKHTGEKPFECPNCHERFARNSTLKCHLTACQTGVRAKKGRKKLYECQVCNSVFNSWDLFKDHLVIHTGDKPNHCSLCDLWFMQGNEFRRHLSDTHNISECLVTEEVLSVETRVQIEPVTSMAIIEQVGKVHVLPLLQLQVDSAQMIVEQVHPDLLQDSQVHDSHMSDLPEQVQVNYLEVGQIQTEEGTEVHVEELHVERVNQMPVEVQTELLEADLEQVTPEVMNQEERESTQADSTEATREDREDADGLETKSTVD; translated from the exons ATGGAGGCTGAAGAGAAGATGGAATGCCTTCAGGAGTTCCCAGAACATCATAAAATGATTCTGGACCGATTGAATGAACAGCGAGAGCAGGATCAGTTTACTGACATCACCCTCATTGTCGACGGACATCATTTTAAGGCCCACAAGGCTGTTTTGTCTGCTTGCAGTAAGTTCTTCtacaatttctttcaggagtttaCTCGGGAAACTTTGGTGGAGATAGAAGGTGTTAGTAAAATGGCCTTCCGTCATTTAATTGAGTTCACATACACAGCAAAATTAATGATacaaggagaagaagaagccaATGATGTATGGAAAGCAGCAGAGTTCCTACAAATGCTAGAAGCTATCAAAGCCCTTGAAGTCAGGAACAAAAAAAACTCCGTTCCACTAGAGGAAAATACCACAGGAAAAAgtgaggcaaagaaaagaaagattgcAGAAACTTCAAATGTTATCACTGAGTCATTGCCCTCTGCAGAATCAGAACCTGTCGAAATTGAGATGCGGATTGCCGAAGGCACAATTGAAGTGGAAGATGAAGGCATCGGAACGTTGGAGAAAGTGGCTTCTACCAAGCAGTCCATAAAGTACATTCAGAGCACAGGGTCCTCTGATGATTCCTCCCTGGCACTGTTGGCAGATATTACCAGCAAGTACCAGCAAGGTGATAGAAAAGGGCAGATAAAAGAAGATGGTTGTGCATCTGACTCCACAAGCAAACAG GAACACATGAAATTACACCCCACTGAGAGTTTCAAGTGTGAAATATGCAATAAAAGTTATCTTCGGGAGAGTGCATGGAAACAGCACCTCAACTGTTACCACATCCAAGAAGGCAGAGTCAGTAAGAAGCaaagaactgggaaaaaaattcacatatgtcAATACTGTGGGAAACAGTTTGACCACTTTGGACATTTTAAAGAGCATCTTCGAAAACATACAGGTGAAAAACCTTTTGAATGTCCAAATTGTCATGAACGATTTGCCAGAAATAGCACCCTCAAATGTCATCTGACTGCATGCCAGACTGGAGTACGggcaaaaaagggaagaaagaagcttTATGAATGTCAGGTCTGTAACAGTGTGTTTAACAGCTGGGACCTGTTCAAAGATCATTTGGTAATACACACTGGAGATAAACCCAACCACTGTTCTTTATGTGACTTGTGGTTTatgcaaggaaatgaattcaggAGGCATCTCAGTGATACTCACAATATTTCAGAGTGTCTAGTAACTGAAGAAGTTCTTTCAGTAGAAACACGTGTGCAGATTGAACCTGTGACATCAATGGCTATTATAGAACAAGTTGGGAAGGTGCATGTGTTACCATTGCTTCAGCTTCAGGTGGATTCAGCACAAATGATTGTGGAACAGGTCCATCCTGATCTGCTCCAGGACAGCCAAGTGCATGATTCACATATGAGTGATCTTCCAGAGCAGGTCCAGGTGAATTATCTAGAAGTGGGTCAAATTCAGACTGAAGAAGGTACTGAAGTACACGTGGAGGAGCTGCACGTCGAGCGGGTAAATCAAATGCCAGTAGAAGTACAGACTGAACTTCTAGAAGCCGACTTGGAACAAGTGACCCCTGAAGTCATGaaccaggaggagagagagtccACCCAAGCAGATTCTACTGAGGCTACCAGGGAAGATCGCGAAGATGCTGATGGTTTAGAGACCAAATCAACAGTGGAT